One Candidatus Nitronauta litoralis genomic window, AAGAACACGCTGTTCCTCATCTGCGAGAAAGATCCCTGCCTTGCACTCCACCTCCAACTCACGGAATCGGGTCAGCGTGATCATCACCGTTTCCAGCATTTCCTGAATCCCTTCTGCGTTGTGCAGAATTTTGGCAACTTCGTGGAGAACCCGATACTCCTCAGTTCTCTGGCGAATCTCCTCCTCTGCAGATTCGATTTTATCTGTGCTTTTTTCAATTTTGTTGACGGGGTCCATCGCAGTGGTTCTCCATTAATCAAGTATGGTGAGTGTTGATTTTACAAACTCCATAGAGCGGACAGTTTCCTACTAAACCGGTAGCCAACGGAACGAGACCGATTACAGTTAAAGCAGTCCCAATTGTTCCACCCATAAAAACCCCGCCTCCAATCATCAAAACACCTGCCGTCACTCTTAATATCCTGTCTGTTTGTCCAATGTTCTGTTTCATGATGACCTCCTGTTTTTAATGGTTACTTTTGTAAGGCTTGCCGATCCCTTATCGCCGTGCAACATCCAGATAACAGCATCCAGAAAATGGAGAACCGGAACCGACAAGCCCATCGGCAACCCTACAATCCGATGTCTTTTCCTGTATCCAGGACCTGCTCCACCGTACTGATCAGTTTTTCCTTATTCACTGGCTTGACCAGGTAATCCTTGATTCCTTTTTTCATTAAGGAAGCCGCCAGTTCGCCATCAGGAAAAGCCGTTACCACCACCACTGGAATCCCCGGCGCATTCTTCTTGAGGTAGTCAATACATTCGACACCGTCGACTTTAGGCATCCGAATATCACAAAGAATCAGACCCAGGTTGCTCAGATGATCCCCTTCATGCAAAACCCGAATGGCCTCTTCCCCGTCTTCAGCTTCCAGAATTTGAAATTTCTGTCCTTCCAGTTGTAGCTTCATTGCTTCACGTACATCCTGCTCATCGTCTACGATCATGATTTTTCCTGTTGGCATTGGAACCCCCTTGGTAAAGTTTTATATTTAAGTAATGCTAAAAAGTTTTTTTCAACTGAGATCAGTGTAGAAAAAAACAGCGCTGGGGGTAATCGCTGAAACGACTAAGATCAGGAGGTGGTTTTTCAACAATTTCTGTAACAGAACTACTACAGGAGAGGAGGCAGGAGTGGCCATCGGGATTGGGCTGGAAGGTTATAGGCCAGGGAAATGAGGAGGTAAAAAACTAGGCGATAAGGTGATTGTCGATAGCATAATGAATCACATCGGCATTACTTTTCATATCCATTTTTTGAAGGATACGCCCACGGTAAGTACTGATCGTGTTAATGCTCAGGCAGAGTTCTTCTGCGATGTGTTTCAGTTTTTTCCCACCGGCAATCATGGTGAAGACCTGAAACTCTCGGTCCGTGAGTGTTTCGTGCAGAGGTTTGTCAGAGTCCCGGTTGAGATCCGAAACCAGTTTATCAGCCAGATTGGGTGATACATACTTGCCACCACAGGCAACCTTTCTAATCGCTTCCACCAACTGGTCCGATGCACTCGATTTTCCGAGATAACCTGATGCCCCGGCTTTTAGAAACCGGGTTCCATAATGATCTTCAGGAAATATACTTAATATAATTACAGGCAATTTCGGATAAAGCGCCTTCAACTCAATCAGGGTGTCCAAGCCGTTTTTTTCCGGCATGTCAAAGTCGAGCAGGATTAAATCAAAGTCCTGCTTCCCCACAATATTTAAAACATCATTTCCGTTTTCTGCCTCACCGGTCACAGTCATATCCTGGTGATCCGCAATAATGGTTTTCAACCCTTTGCGCACCACTTCATGATCATCGGCGATCAATATTCGAATTTTATTTTCTTTGGTATTTGCCATTCCTGTTCAAAACCCTATCGTTAAAAAATTCTTCACAAAAATAAAGAACCCTCGTGCTCATTGACAGTCGCCTATCCCGAAGCCAGAGGAATTCGAACCACAACTACCGTTCCCTTCCCTGGCGTGCCAAGGAACTCAGCACGCCCATTATACGGAAGGATTCGCTCCTGGATGCCGATCAGTCCAATGGATTCAAAGTTCGCGACATCCTTTTCGCGGATGCCGATGCCATCATCCTCTATAGAAAAAACCAGCTCACCCTCTTCCAGACGAATTCTCACTTTGACCTGGGTCGCCTTTGCATGGCGGACAACATTTGACACCGCTTCCTGGAAGACCCTGAACAGGGAAACCTGCATCTTCTTATCCATTTCTATGGAATCCTGAAGATCGTCGACATCAAATTTCAGATGGTAGCGGCTTTCATACTCTTTCGCCTGCCAGGCAATTGCTTCGCACAACCCAAAAGCATCCAGGATGGGCGGACGCAGTTCAGTGGCAATGCGCTGAACAGATTGGATTGTTTCGTCAATAACTCCCGTCATGGCGATTGCCCGGGTCTTCAATTTGGACAACTCCTCTGGAAGTTTTTTCCCGATCTGAATACTGTCTATTTTCAACGCAGTCAACGCCTGCCCCAATTGATCATGAACTTCTCTGGCAATTCGAGACTTCTCTTCTTCCCGTATTTCCTGCACCTGGTTTCCCAGTTTACGGAGCTGGTCCCTGGATCGTTTCAGATTTTCATTTGTCGCCTTGAGCTCCGCAGTTCGAGACTCCACCACACTTTCCAACTGGTCCCGATAAGCCGCCAGTTCCAGGTCAACCTGTTTTTTTTGTATCGCTCCCGCAATCAATCCACCGATCGAAAGCAGAACTTCCTGGCTGTTCTGGTACCAGGCTGGATGAATGTTGGAGTAAAGAAAAAGTATCCCAACCAGCTCATTTCCACTTTTCAAGGGAACAATGTAATGACCATGCGGAGTCATGTCATCGTAAGCTCGCTCATGACGCGGATCAGTAAAACAATTTTCGCTCATCAACAAATCACCCGATTCAGCAACCCGACCACATAAACAGTTGCCAAAGGGGACCTCTTTTTCCTTTTCCAGGAACTCGTTCGAAAAATTTCCGAAGGTTGTAAAAAGCCGCAAAACTTTCGCCTCGTTATCCGCAAGAAATATCCCGGCCTTGTTTTCCACTTTCAGGTCCTCAAAATGCGTAATCGCCCGCATGACCTGCTGCAGCATTTCGATCAGATCACCCTTGGTCTGTAAAATCTGAGCCACATTGTGGAGAACCCGGTATTCGCCGGTGATTCTTTCGTCGGAATCCTCTTGGGGGGAGTTATTTCCAATTGATGACATTCCGAATTATCTCCTGACGGTCCGCTAAATGGGTTTCAAGCTTCCTGTATTTCCAACCACCCTGTTCATTTTCTCACAGAATTGTTGGCTCCAAAAGCATTGAGAACAGTGGGACTATATCCAACCCTCATTTATCCCCCCGCAAAGGATAAGCCCAAAGCCTGACTATCCTTGACAATGATTTGGAATACCATAGAATTCAATGCAGTTCGGCAAAAAAACTACCAGTCGTAGTAGACAATTTCCAAGTTGTGGTTGCATTACCACTTTCGGCCTGATGACTACGGGCAGTCAGAATTGAATCAGGCTGGAAAATCCAGTTTCTGAAAACAAATCTAAATTGAGGGAGCGGGTGCATGATTAACCAAACTTTCACCGGGAAAGGTCTATCAGGTTTCAGAGGAGTTTTATCTTCGGCTTTTGCCTTCCTTTGTTTAGCAACCATAAGCACTTCATCTGCTTTGGGTGCGGATACCGTGATGCCTGCCCCCCAGGACACTGTTTCCATAAAATTAAAATGGAACGATCCGCCGGCAAAGGTTCAACTTAAAGATTGGAGATGTACCGGTGACGGACCCAATCTGGATTTCGATGGCACACTTATGGATGAAGTGAAGTCGGTTATTGGACGCATTGCCGATCTGGATGCATCGTTTCCCAATAATCCGGAAGGAATGAAGAACGAGGCGCTAAAAGAAATTGAAAAAGACCAACCAAATTATGGCTGGGCTATCTCTTTTCCGTCCCTCACAGTGGGTCCCTACGATGCCCCGCACGGATCAACCAGAACCTATAAAATCAAAACCTGCTACACCAAAAGTGAAATCAGGCAATACATTGATTTCCAGAAAAAACTACTGGAGCAACTGAAAAACAGTAAAGACCCAGTGGGCGATGCCAAGAGAATGATGACCCAACTTTAATTCCCACTCACTAATAGCGCCTGATTTTAACGCCTGGTGCGAAACATTGAATGTGGAGCAATACCATGTACCCAAAAACAAATAAACTAAAACAAGCTTCAAGTCTCCTGGTCTTCGCCATTACCCTGCCATTACTCTTTTCCTGTTCGATGGCCTTTGGACAAAGCAATTTTGGCAACCCGGAAATGGGTCCCGGCCCAAACAATTCCAACACCGACATTGTTCCGGCTCCCAAAACTGTTTACAACAGAACCCTCAAATTAAAAGACCCGGGTATCTACGTCAAATTGAAAGACTGGTACTGCACCTCAATTCCCTTTAAAGAACGTTTAAAAAAAATCATCGATAAAACAATCGGGGATACCAATCAACTTGGCAGGGCACCAATCCCTTCAGAGATACAAGAACTAAGCAATTTCTCAAGTGATTTGATAGATGAGACAAAAAGAATGGAACAAATGGGCAATCCCCAATATTTCAATCCGCTGCCTGGCAACTTTCAACAATCGGTCCACAAAACCTGCTACACCAAAGCCGAACTGGACCAGATAGAAAAATTTGGCAAGGATTTCGATAAATACCTGGAAGACCAGGGTTATTACCGGGGACAGCCGGATGACCCCACAGGAGAGGCCATGCTTGAATACCGGCGTGCTCTGTATGGTGTCCAATAATATTTTAAAATTTGCTCTTCGTAAGAAAGGAGACCGGCGTTATGAAATTCAATTTAAAAAATTTAATCCAGTCGACTGGTTTAATAGCCCTGGCTCTTTTGTTGATGAGCACAGCGAATCAAGCTATCGCCCAGAGCTCCATGCAGGGTTTTGCAGGAGGCGGAGGAACCTCCGGCGCTAAAGGGAGTCCTAGCGGTTCCGGAAGGAACCTGCTAGGCGGGGCACATCTTTTAAACGCACTTGGCTTAAATGACAAAGTCATTCCTGCCCCCAAGACTTCCGGCAAGTGGCAGTTAAAGTACAACGATCCGGGAATCAACGTAACTTTACTGAACTGGAACTGCCGGGACAACTCCATTTGGAGTGACACTCTCAAGGGCCCAATCAATGGATTTAAACATGTTTGGGGAAAATATGGAAAATCAGCTAAAGCTGCAAAAGGTGCCAAGGAACATTTTGATATTTACCTAAAAACGGTAGAGCAGGATGTTAGGAGGGGAATGAAAAAATCCCCCAAGCACGGCATTTTCAGCCCTCCCTTCGGTAAAACAGAAACCAAAACTGTCCGATACTGTTACACAGATGCCGAGGTAGATCAGTTCATTGCCTATATAAAAGGGATGTTTAAGCACCTTGGCTCCCACAGCGACCCTGTGGCTGAAGTTAAAAGGTTGTTCCCTTAAAAATAGAAATAGCGACAAACCTCATCTTTTAAAAAATAACTGAAAAAACGCACAAACCCATTTGGAGGGTGTGATGGTTGATCAATCGAACACTGTAAAAACCTTTCGTTTGTTTTCCTGGCTGGCCCTGATCCTGGTGTTATTACT contains:
- a CDS encoding response regulator transcription factor, coding for MANTKENKIRILIADDHEVVRKGLKTIIADHQDMTVTGEAENGNDVLNIVGKQDFDLILLDFDMPEKNGLDTLIELKALYPKLPVIILSIFPEDHYGTRFLKAGASGYLGKSSASDQLVEAIRKVACGGKYVSPNLADKLVSDLNRDSDKPLHETLTDREFQVFTMIAGGKKLKHIAEELCLSINTISTYRGRILQKMDMKSNADVIHYAIDNHLIA
- a CDS encoding response regulator, which gives rise to MPTGKIMIVDDEQDVREAMKLQLEGQKFQILEAEDGEEAIRVLHEGDHLSNLGLILCDIRMPKVDGVECIDYLKKNAPGIPVVVVTAFPDGELAASLMKKGIKDYLVKPVNKEKLISTVEQVLDTGKDIGL
- a CDS encoding GAF domain-containing sensor histidine kinase, with amino-acid sequence MSSIGNNSPQEDSDERITGEYRVLHNVAQILQTKGDLIEMLQQVMRAITHFEDLKVENKAGIFLADNEAKVLRLFTTFGNFSNEFLEKEKEVPFGNCLCGRVAESGDLLMSENCFTDPRHERAYDDMTPHGHYIVPLKSGNELVGILFLYSNIHPAWYQNSQEVLLSIGGLIAGAIQKKQVDLELAAYRDQLESVVESRTAELKATNENLKRSRDQLRKLGNQVQEIREEEKSRIAREVHDQLGQALTALKIDSIQIGKKLPEELSKLKTRAIAMTGVIDETIQSVQRIATELRPPILDAFGLCEAIAWQAKEYESRYHLKFDVDDLQDSIEMDKKMQVSLFRVFQEAVSNVVRHAKATQVKVRIRLEEGELVFSIEDDGIGIREKDVANFESIGLIGIQERILPYNGRAEFLGTPGKGTVVVVRIPLASG
- a CDS encoding DUF2892 domain-containing protein; amino-acid sequence: MKQNIGQTDRILRVTAGVLMIGGGVFMGGTIGTALTVIGLVPLATGLVGNCPLYGVCKINTHHT